From a single Desulfuromonas sp. genomic region:
- a CDS encoding type II toxin-antitoxin system CcdA family antitoxin: MEPAYDLKAPKKPTNLSLNSDLLKQAKALNINLSRALEERLAELVREARRAQWLRDNRPALEEYNRRVEQEGVFSDGLRRF, translated from the coding sequence ATGGAACCGGCCTACGATCTCAAAGCGCCCAAGAAGCCGACCAACCTCAGCCTCAACAGCGATCTGCTGAAACAGGCCAAAGCCCTCAACATCAACCTCTCCCGGGCTCTCGAAGAGCGCCTCGCCGAACTGGTCCGCGAGGCCCGCCGCGCACAGTGGCTGAGGGACAACCGGCCGGCCCTCGAGGAGTACAACCGCCGGGTCGAGCAGGAAGGCGTCTTCAGCGACGGCCTGAGGCGGTTCTGA
- a CDS encoding ATP phosphoribosyltransferase regulatory subunit, with protein sequence MTRHHDTPEAAIPKGVRDFLPIKAAKIEHLSRTLQDVFSRWGFRPVIPPSLEDLQALERGLGGGLQEKTFRFDDRQSGRLVAIPPDITPQVARIVATRMREIPLPLRLCYSGRVLRHTEQQAGKDREIFQSGVEMIGLDGPEADAEMIAMAVECFKALGATEFTLDIGQVEFFRGVMTDLPLPAPLAREVESAIARKDSSGLKALLEKVPLSDRALEEIHALPRLFGGREVLDRAAGVVKNDRSRRALDNLVRVLEILEVYGVQEHVTFDLGELRGLDYHTGITFQGFLPGMGRAACHGGRYDNLTARYGYPAPATGFTFNLLNLLFALDKQLDQVAAHSTDILIFQAGAQKEKAQRLARALRERGYSAARDIIPRGLDDTLAYAQKMNFRFVMIIGEKDGEVQIIRLADGSETRLAYEAVLDENFSL encoded by the coding sequence ATGACCCGACACCACGACACGCCCGAGGCCGCGATCCCCAAAGGGGTCAGGGACTTCCTCCCCATCAAGGCCGCCAAAATAGAACACCTGAGCCGGACCCTGCAGGACGTCTTTTCCCGCTGGGGTTTCCGGCCGGTCATCCCTCCCTCCCTCGAGGACCTGCAGGCCCTCGAAAGAGGCCTGGGCGGGGGACTTCAGGAGAAGACCTTTCGCTTCGACGACCGCCAGAGCGGCCGACTGGTGGCGATCCCCCCGGACATCACGCCCCAGGTGGCCCGGATCGTGGCGACCCGCATGCGGGAGATCCCCCTGCCCCTGCGCCTGTGCTACTCGGGCCGGGTCCTGCGCCACACCGAGCAGCAGGCGGGCAAGGACCGGGAAATCTTCCAGTCCGGCGTGGAAATGATCGGCCTCGACGGCCCCGAGGCCGACGCCGAAATGATCGCCATGGCAGTCGAATGCTTCAAGGCCCTCGGCGCCACCGAGTTCACCCTCGACATCGGGCAGGTGGAGTTCTTTCGCGGGGTGATGACCGACCTGCCCCTGCCCGCCCCCCTGGCCCGCGAGGTGGAATCGGCCATCGCCCGCAAAGACAGCTCCGGCCTGAAGGCCCTGCTGGAGAAGGTCCCCCTGAGCGACCGGGCCCTGGAAGAGATCCACGCCCTGCCCCGCCTGTTCGGCGGCCGCGAGGTCCTCGACCGGGCCGCCGGGGTCGTCAAGAACGACCGCTCCCGCCGCGCCCTCGACAACCTGGTCCGGGTCCTCGAAATCCTCGAGGTCTACGGGGTGCAGGAACACGTCACCTTCGACCTCGGCGAACTGCGCGGCCTCGACTACCACACCGGCATCACATTCCAGGGTTTCCTTCCCGGAATGGGGCGGGCCGCCTGCCACGGGGGCCGCTACGACAACCTGACCGCCCGCTACGGCTACCCCGCGCCGGCCACCGGGTTCACCTTCAACCTGCTCAACCTCCTGTTCGCCCTCGACAAGCAGCTCGACCAGGTTGCGGCTCACAGCACCGACATACTGATCTTCCAGGCCGGAGCCCAGAAAGAAAAGGCTCAGCGCCTCGCCCGCGCCCTGCGCGAACGCGGCTACTCGGCCGCCCGGGACATCATCCCCCGCGGCCTGGATGACACCCTCGCATATGCCCAGAAAATGAACTTCCGTTTTGTCATGATCATCGGGGAAAAGGACGGCGAGGTCCAGATCATCCGCCTCGCCGACGGTTCCGAGACGCGGCTCGCCTACGAGGCGGTCCTCGACGAGAACTTCTCCCTCTGA
- the serA gene encoding phosphoglycerate dehydrogenase encodes MKILVADKFSPEGLRVFEDAEGIDLDYQPGLAPAQFLEAIPEVDALIVRGGTQVTEEVLRAAKKLRVVGRAGIGVENIDLAAANRKGVVIMNTPFGSTTTTAEHTIAMMLSLARQIPEASRSIKAGHWEKDRFLGGEIAGKTLGVIGAGKIGRLVVERARGHQMRVIVYDPYLTEETTRQMGAEQVDFDELLSRSDFITLHIPLTSETAGLLAEDTLQKVKPGCRIVNCAVGGLIDEPALASAIEEGRVAGAALDVFAKEPPDRDNPLLAMEQVICTPHLRAATVDAQVNVTVQVAHQIVDFLQKGIVVNALNVPSISEDLLAEIRPYLELAERLGSFQAQYHAQGLHTVTIEYAGSVTEHPTGHLTIALLKGLLTPMLGAMVNYANAPYLARERGIRVVETKSSTTEGFANSIRLIVSGIDGDHSVSGTLFGENDYRIVCVDDYQVETVPHGHILVLHNHDRPGVIGLVGQVLAEARINIAMMNLSRHKIDGKSISLLGVDSKIPEEVLARLRDNENILSAVQMHL; translated from the coding sequence ATGAAAATACTTGTTGCGGACAAATTTTCTCCCGAGGGGCTGCGGGTCTTCGAGGACGCCGAGGGCATCGACCTGGACTACCAGCCCGGTCTTGCCCCCGCCCAGTTCCTCGAAGCCATCCCCGAAGTGGACGCCCTGATCGTCAGGGGGGGCACCCAGGTCACCGAGGAGGTCCTGCGCGCGGCCAAAAAACTGCGCGTCGTGGGCCGTGCCGGCATCGGGGTGGAAAATATCGACCTGGCGGCCGCCAACCGCAAGGGGGTGGTGATCATGAACACCCCCTTCGGCAGCACCACCACCACCGCGGAACATACCATCGCCATGATGCTCTCCCTGGCCCGGCAGATCCCCGAGGCCAGTCGGTCGATCAAGGCAGGGCATTGGGAGAAGGACCGTTTCCTGGGGGGGGAGATCGCCGGGAAGACCCTCGGGGTCATCGGAGCCGGAAAGATCGGCCGCCTTGTCGTGGAGCGGGCCCGGGGGCACCAGATGCGGGTCATCGTCTACGACCCCTACCTGACCGAGGAGACGACCCGGCAGATGGGCGCCGAGCAGGTCGACTTCGACGAACTGCTGTCCCGCTCGGACTTCATCACCCTGCACATCCCGCTGACTTCGGAAACCGCCGGCCTCCTGGCCGAGGACACCCTGCAGAAGGTCAAGCCGGGCTGCCGCATCGTCAACTGCGCAGTCGGCGGATTGATCGACGAGCCCGCCCTGGCCTCCGCCATCGAGGAGGGGCGGGTGGCCGGAGCCGCCCTCGACGTCTTCGCCAAGGAACCGCCGGACAGGGACAACCCGCTGCTGGCCATGGAGCAGGTGATCTGCACCCCCCACCTGAGGGCCGCCACGGTGGACGCCCAGGTGAACGTGACGGTTCAGGTCGCCCACCAGATCGTCGATTTCCTGCAGAAGGGGATCGTGGTCAACGCTCTCAACGTGCCGTCCATCAGCGAGGACCTGCTGGCGGAGATCCGCCCTTACCTGGAACTTGCCGAACGGCTCGGCTCCTTCCAGGCCCAGTATCACGCCCAGGGACTGCACACGGTCACCATCGAATACGCCGGCAGCGTCACCGAACACCCGACCGGCCACTTGACCATCGCCCTGCTCAAGGGCCTGCTGACGCCGATGCTCGGCGCCATGGTCAACTACGCCAACGCCCCCTACCTCGCCAGAGAGAGGGGCATCCGGGTTGTGGAGACCAAGAGCAGCACCACGGAGGGATTCGCCAACTCGATCCGGCTCATCGTTTCCGGAATCGACGGGGACCACTCGGTCAGCGGAACCCTCTTCGGGGAGAACGACTACCGCATCGTGTGCGTCGACGACTACCAGGTCGAAACCGTTCCTCACGGCCACATCCTGGTCCTGCACAACCATGACCGGCCCGGGGTCATCGGCCTGGTCGGCCAGGTGCTCGCCGAAGCCCGCATCAACATCGCCATGATGAACCTGTCACGGCACAAGATCGACGGCAAGTCAATTTCCCTCCTCGGTGTCGACAGCAAAATACCCGAGGAGGTACTGGCCAGGCTGCGGGACAACGAGAACATCCTCTCCGCGGTGCAGATGCACCTCTAA
- a CDS encoding CcdB family protein: MAQFDVYRNPGLETRESIPYLLDVQNALLDALATRIVVPLVRRSVMPRPAEHLNPAFNIEGEPVVMSTAELAGISRHALGERVGSLAEHRSEIVSAIDFLVTGI, from the coding sequence ATGGCCCAGTTCGACGTCTACCGCAACCCCGGCCTCGAAACCCGGGAGTCGATCCCCTACCTGCTCGACGTCCAGAACGCATTGCTCGACGCCCTGGCCACCCGCATCGTCGTGCCGCTGGTCAGGCGCTCCGTCATGCCAAGGCCGGCCGAGCACCTCAACCCCGCTTTCAACATCGAAGGTGAGCCGGTGGTGATGTCTACCGCCGAGCTGGCCGGTATATCCCGGCATGCCCTCGGGGAGCGGGTCGGATCTTTGGCGGAGCATCGTTCCGAAATTGTTTCAGCCATCGACTTTCTCGTCACCGGCATCTGA
- a CDS encoding HigA family addiction module antitoxin, producing MHPGEILLEDFLKPMDITRYRLAKSIGVPQRRVDEICAGKRAVTADTALRPARFFGTDAQSWMNLQSAYDLEVAETKLAGKLDREVTPPDAA from the coding sequence GTGCATCCCGGCGAAATCCTGCTTGAGGATTTTCTCAAGCCGATGGACATCACCCGATACCGCCTCGCCAAGTCGATCGGGGTGCCGCAGCGCCGGGTCGATGAAATCTGCGCCGGCAAACGCGCCGTCACCGCCGACACCGCCCTGCGACCCGCCCGCTTCTTCGGCACCGACGCCCAGAGTTGGATGAACCTGCAAAGCGCCTACGACCTCGAAGTGGCCGAAACCAAACTCGCAGGCAAACTCGACCGCGAGGTCACGCCCCCAGACGCAGCCTAG
- a CDS encoding cytochrome c: protein MKRIAKVIALLAVVAFAATSAFAVEGGNPKKGKYLYKKNCKVCHSEGGEGGKMTPLSKTMSQWDRFFKKGHRAKPEVFEGKPEKDLLDIHQFLYDHAADSDQPQTCG, encoded by the coding sequence ATGAAACGTATCGCCAAAGTTATTGCTCTCCTGGCCGTTGTGGCCTTTGCGGCCACGTCCGCATTCGCGGTCGAGGGAGGGAACCCCAAAAAAGGCAAGTACCTGTACAAGAAGAACTGCAAGGTCTGCCATTCCGAGGGGGGGGAAGGGGGCAAGATGACTCCGCTGAGCAAGACCATGTCCCAGTGGGACCGCTTCTTCAAGAAAGGGCACAGGGCCAAGCCCGAGGTTTTCGAGGGCAAACCCGAGAAGGACCTGCTCGATATTCACCAGTTTCTTTATGACCATGCCGCTGACTCCGATCAGCCCCAGACCTGCGGTTAA
- a CDS encoding adenylosuccinate synthase, whose protein sequence is MANVVIVGAQWGDEGKGKVVDIYTEYAGEVVRYQGGNNAGHTLVVGDEKTILHLITSGILHEGKRCVIGNGVVLDPGVFLQEIENLKKKGYLKDDSQLVVDGNVHIIMPYHKAIDIAREKSSGDRKIGTTGRGIGPTYEDKVGRRGIRFIDLLNPQGFARKLGEVLPEKNFYLEKFLGEPPLSEEAILEEYGAYAQSLKQYLGCASRLLNESVDAGRNILFEGAQGSLLDIDHGTYPYVTSSSTIAGGACTGTGVGPRHIDQVIGISKAYVTRVGEGPFPTELHDEMGERLRKAGNEFGSTTGRPRRTGWFDAVALREGVRTSGMSGLAITKMDVLNELETIKICTAYSYRGEMLDYFPQDFEVLRECNPVYEEVEGWKCDICGATSYDELPVQARNYLKKLEEVTGCPVVLVSVGPRRDQTIQIVNPFA, encoded by the coding sequence ATGGCCAATGTAGTTATCGTAGGCGCCCAGTGGGGCGACGAAGGCAAAGGCAAGGTCGTTGACATCTATACCGAGTACGCGGGCGAAGTCGTCCGCTACCAGGGGGGCAACAACGCCGGCCACACCCTGGTCGTCGGCGACGAGAAAACCATCCTCCACCTCATCACCTCCGGCATCCTCCACGAGGGCAAGCGCTGCGTCATCGGCAACGGTGTGGTCCTCGACCCGGGGGTCTTCCTCCAGGAGATCGAGAACCTCAAGAAAAAGGGTTACCTCAAGGACGACAGCCAGCTCGTGGTCGACGGCAACGTGCACATCATCATGCCCTACCACAAGGCCATCGACATCGCCCGCGAGAAGAGCTCGGGAGACCGCAAGATCGGCACCACCGGCCGAGGCATCGGCCCCACCTACGAGGACAAGGTCGGCCGCCGCGGCATCCGCTTCATCGACCTGCTCAACCCCCAGGGTTTCGCCCGCAAGCTCGGCGAGGTCCTCCCCGAGAAGAACTTCTACCTCGAAAAGTTCCTCGGCGAGCCTCCCCTGAGCGAAGAGGCGATCCTCGAGGAGTACGGCGCCTACGCCCAGTCCCTCAAGCAGTACCTCGGCTGCGCCTCGCGGCTTCTCAACGAAAGCGTCGACGCCGGCCGCAACATCCTCTTCGAGGGCGCCCAGGGCAGCCTGCTCGACATCGACCACGGCACCTACCCCTACGTCACCTCCTCCTCCACCATCGCCGGCGGGGCCTGCACCGGCACCGGCGTCGGCCCGCGCCACATCGACCAGGTCATCGGCATCTCCAAGGCCTACGTCACCCGCGTCGGCGAAGGCCCTTTCCCCACCGAACTGCATGACGAGATGGGCGAGCGGCTCCGCAAGGCCGGCAACGAGTTCGGCTCCACCACCGGCCGGCCCCGCCGCACCGGCTGGTTCGACGCCGTGGCCCTGCGCGAGGGGGTGCGCACCAGCGGCATGAGCGGCCTGGCCATCACCAAGATGGACGTGCTCAACGAACTCGAGACGATCAAGATCTGCACCGCCTACTCCTACCGGGGCGAGATGCTCGACTACTTTCCCCAGGACTTCGAGGTCCTTCGGGAATGCAACCCGGTCTACGAAGAAGTCGAGGGCTGGAAATGCGACATCTGCGGCGCCACCAGCTACGACGAGTTGCCCGTCCAGGCCCGCAACTACCTGAAGAAACTGGAGGAGGTCACCGGCTGCCCGGTCGTCCTGGTCTCCGTCGGTCCGCGCCGCGACCAGACCATCCAGATCGTCAACCCCTTCGCCTGA